The following proteins come from a genomic window of Campylobacter sp. RM16189:
- the cas7b gene encoding type I-B CRISPR-associated protein Cas7/Csh2 — MNKKEILFLWDGENFNPNGDMLKENAPRVDDETNIAEVTDVRIKRTIRDEIMKKDENLIFVKEYKKEENILDCKTAIREVINIKQDKAKIESDILSKFIDIRAFGGVLPISDKDEMKKDKDIKTAGIQFTGPVQFRISKSLHKVQVQHIKGTGAFASGSDKSAKTFREEDFLSYAIFATYGIFDNNNAKNTNFSEDDASVILRALWNGTKNLITRSKMGQTPRFMLIVAYKDDTFAGDLSNSIRLKSDKSDEAIRSINDYTVDFSSLKAKLQRYNEHIQKVEYISDFDFEKNNASEFDMSWQKIGF; from the coding sequence ATGAATAAAAAAGAGATATTGTTTTTGTGGGATGGTGAAAACTTTAATCCAAATGGAGATATGCTAAAGGAAAATGCGCCAAGGGTTGATGACGAAACAAATATCGCAGAGGTTACCGATGTCCGTATAAAGAGGACTATTAGAGATGAAATTATGAAAAAAGATGAAAATTTAATATTTGTTAAAGAGTACAAAAAAGAGGAAAATATTTTAGATTGCAAAACCGCAATAAGAGAAGTGATAAATATCAAGCAAGATAAAGCTAAAATAGAAAGCGATATTTTGTCTAAATTTATAGATATTCGAGCATTTGGTGGAGTTCTGCCTATATCAGATAAAGATGAGATGAAAAAAGACAAAGATATCAAAACGGCGGGTATCCAGTTTACCGGACCTGTTCAGTTTAGAATCAGTAAATCTTTGCACAAAGTCCAGGTACAGCACATAAAAGGCACAGGGGCTTTTGCTAGCGGAAGCGATAAAAGCGCAAAAACTTTTAGAGAAGAGGATTTTTTAAGCTACGCTATATTTGCAACTTATGGTATTTTTGATAATAACAATGCTAAAAATACTAATTTTAGTGAAGATGATGCAAGCGTAATTTTAAGGGCTTTATGGAATGGTACAAAAAATCTTATAACTCGTTCAAAGATGGGTCAAACACCTAGATTTATGTTGATAGTAGCATATAAAGATGACACTTTTGCGGGCGATTTAAGTAATAGTATAAGGCTAAAAAGTGATAAAAGCGACGAGGCTATAAGAAGCATAAATGACTACACTGTAGACTTTTCGAGTTTAAAAGCAAAACTTCAAAGATATAATGAACATATCCAAAAAGTCGAATATATAAGTGATTTTGACTTTGAAAAAAATAATGCATCTGAATTTGACATGAGTTGGCAAAAAATAGGATTTTAA
- the cas5 gene encoding CRISPR-associated protein Cas5 — MSIVAFRLVGDYAHFSHPATIYSSLTYPVPPKTSIMGFLGAIIGEKEYYKLNNIRYSVKVNNQISKKSFVFNGIKFALSSNMHIKEGYQDSSEKKQFYRELIKNPDYTIFLDLKNLDERYKELIIKNIKEHKSVFTPYLGINFCIADFEYMDVKNYSLVEEKESEIDTFGVLDDFIFDPQNYDVKLTTARMACSCEEFRVFKDFKDFIVKIKGEKRIKSKNNGNIYKIDENRVYFV, encoded by the coding sequence ATGAGTATCGTTGCCTTTAGATTAGTCGGTGATTATGCTCACTTTTCACATCCTGCGACTATTTACTCTAGTCTTACATATCCTGTACCGCCAAAAACTTCTATTATGGGTTTTTTGGGGGCAATAATTGGTGAAAAGGAGTATTATAAGCTTAATAATATTAGATATAGCGTAAAAGTTAATAACCAAATATCTAAAAAGAGCTTTGTTTTTAACGGTATCAAATTTGCCCTTTCATCAAACATGCACATAAAAGAAGGCTATCAGGATTCAAGCGAAAAAAAGCAGTTTTATAGAGAACTTATAAAAAATCCCGATTATACAATTTTTTTGGATCTAAAAAATTTGGATGAGAGATATAAAGAGTTAATAATTAAAAATATAAAAGAACACAAGAGTGTTTTTACTCCGTATCTAGGAATAAATTTTTGTATAGCTGATTTTGAGTATATGGATGTAAAAAACTACTCTTTAGTGGAAGAGAAAGAGAGCGAGATAGATACATTTGGTGTGCTTGATGATTTTATATTTGATCCACAAAATTATGATGTAAAGCTTACAACTGCACGTATGGCTTGCTCTTGTGAAGAGTTTAGGGTGTTTAAAGATTTTAAAGATTTTATTGTAAAAATTAAAGGTGAAAAGCGTATAAAATCTAAAAATAATGGGAATATTTACAAGATAGACGAGAATAGAGTATATTTTGTTTAG
- the cas3 gene encoding CRISPR-associated helicase Cas3' — protein sequence MFSEFLSHPDKSFVSHITNMLYANDDDAQRYVKLFHDIAKLKSDFQKYIRCGDAKGLEKDHSLLSAYIFLLNSSLDELTSAFCFLSIVSHHGDVDNFYELISPNKNFGSSFQNSKELKFLDEVVSKATGLDIYKNIKTNEQELITRAKNIYYFILKNKLKGFGYNDFIEFKRIYSSLIYADKFEAIFSQKYESLSPVSINELDSYIKHLENKNFSYKRSEFRKFVLNNFDKNHSLFTLTAPTGYGKTLTALNFALKFQKERLIYVLPFTSIIDQTYEILNEIYYNSNEILVSKAHHKTTVDENTPEDRYSKVKFLMDSFSANINVTTLYQLIFAIFGNKNKDNVKFNQLKNSVVIVDEIQALPYKIRTDFIRLCEIISEKFATVFIFMSATMPLIKSKKFREISDPIYFKNQNRYVLKWLDIGGIEANLICKIKESARDKNILVVVNTIKKAQELFLQFCDEFECFSLNGYMHDYHKQKTIKHIKDAIDKNKKGLASPILLISTQSIEAGVDLDFDIGFREIAPISSIIQTAGRINRNFNTKGTLYVFDDICGYSDTIYNDLKRIGDNILKDTLMKNDINEDEIVVLVDKFFKKVGENLEIPCLEQEIKELAFFDINTSVENILKDDYKTLVIMEPENGFIKNIETEIFALKNNHNIDIFKKRDMLKNIIKKISRFGINITSKDMKNLRLFEIKCLKNIFYLPFGDTMYNNSFGLKKDINLNVTKEMFE from the coding sequence TTGTTTAGTGAGTTTTTGTCCCATCCGGATAAGTCCTTTGTATCACATATAACAAATATGCTATATGCAAATGATGATGATGCACAAAGATATGTCAAGTTATTTCATGATATAGCTAAACTCAAGTCTGATTTTCAAAAGTATATTAGATGTGGAGATGCTAAAGGGCTTGAAAAAGACCATTCTCTTCTTTCTGCATATATATTTCTTTTAAATTCCTCTCTAGATGAATTAACTAGTGCCTTTTGTTTTTTATCTATAGTTTCACACCATGGAGATGTAGATAATTTTTATGAGTTGATAAGTCCAAATAAAAATTTTGGTTCTTCGTTCCAAAATTCAAAAGAGCTAAAATTTTTGGATGAAGTGGTAAGCAAAGCCACTGGGTTAGATATTTATAAAAATATAAAAACTAACGAACAAGAGCTTATAACAAGAGCAAAAAATATTTATTATTTTATACTAAAAAATAAACTAAAAGGCTTTGGCTATAATGATTTTATAGAGTTTAAGAGGATTTATTCGTCTTTAATATATGCAGATAAATTTGAGGCTATTTTTAGTCAAAAATATGAAAGCTTAAGTCCTGTCAGTATTAATGAACTGGACTCTTATATAAAGCATCTTGAAAATAAAAATTTCAGCTATAAAAGAAGTGAATTTAGAAAATTTGTATTAAATAATTTTGATAAAAATCATAGTCTTTTTACACTAACTGCGCCAACTGGTTACGGTAAAACTTTAACCGCTTTAAATTTTGCTCTTAAATTCCAAAAAGAACGACTCATATATGTTCTCCCCTTTACTTCCATAATAGATCAGACATATGAGATTCTAAACGAAATTTATTACAATAGTAATGAGATATTAGTATCGAAAGCACATCATAAAACAACTGTCGATGAAAATACTCCAGAGGATAGATACTCAAAGGTTAAATTTTTAATGGATTCTTTTAGTGCTAATATAAATGTAACAACCCTATATCAGCTTATTTTTGCCATATTTGGTAATAAAAATAAAGATAATGTTAAATTCAATCAGCTTAAAAATAGTGTAGTTATAGTGGATGAGATTCAAGCTCTACCATATAAGATTAGGACCGATTTTATAAGGCTTTGCGAGATTATTTCAGAAAAATTTGCAACAGTTTTTATATTTATGTCCGCAACTATGCCTCTTATAAAAAGTAAAAAGTTTAGAGAAATTTCTGACCCAATATATTTTAAAAATCAAAACAGATATGTTTTAAAATGGCTTGATATAGGCGGTATTGAAGCAAATTTAATATGCAAAATCAAAGAGAGTGCAAGAGATAAAAATATTCTAGTGGTGGTAAATACTATTAAAAAAGCGCAAGAGCTATTTTTGCAATTTTGTGATGAATTTGAGTGTTTTAGCTTAAATGGGTATATGCATGATTATCATAAACAAAAGACAATAAAGCACATTAAAGATGCTATAGATAAAAATAAAAAAGGATTAGCAAGTCCGATTTTGCTTATTTCTACTCAGTCTATTGAGGCGGGAGTGGATCTTGATTTTGATATAGGTTTTAGAGAAATTGCTCCCATAAGTTCAATAATACAAACAGCAGGGCGTATAAATAGAAATTTTAATACAAAAGGTACTCTTTATGTATTTGATGATATTTGTGGCTATTCTGATACAATTTATAATGATTTGAAGAGAATTGGTGATAATATTTTAAAAGATACGCTAATGAAAAATGATATAAATGAAGACGAGATAGTTGTTTTGGTGGATAAGTTTTTCAAAAAAGTGGGTGAGAATTTGGAGATTCCCTGTCTTGAACAAGAAATAAAAGAGTTGGCATTTTTTGACATAAACACGTCTGTTGAAAATATCTTGAAAGATGACTACAAGACCTTGGTTATTATGGAGCCTGAAAACGGATTTATCAAAAATATTGAGACTGAAATTTTTGCTTTAAAAAATAATCATAATATTGATATATTTAAAAAAAGAGATATGCTAAAAAATATAATCAAGAAAATTTCAAGATTTGGCATCAATATTACCAGTAAAGATATGAAAAATCTACGTTTGTTTGAGATAAAGTGTTTAAAAAATATATTTTATCTGCCGTTTGGCGACACTATGTACAATAATTCTTTTGGGCTAAAAAAGGATATTAATTTAAATGTTACAAAAGAGATGTTTGAGTGA
- the cas4 gene encoding CRISPR-associated protein Cas4, whose protein sequence is MFDQDEVTGTLVNYYTTCKREAWLYAHHIYPDQEDENMALGRTIAEIKEQNLQDFAFANLKFDKLSKERGHYLVTEYKKSLKNPEAGKMQLLFYLYLLKIGLRLKEVKGRLISGKSAFLVDASEENLNMIKEILIDIEKLVNMPTAPKFEYKKICDNCAYRNYCM, encoded by the coding sequence ATGTTTGATCAAGACGAAGTGACTGGTACCTTGGTAAATTATTATACGACCTGTAAGCGTGAAGCTTGGCTTTATGCACACCATATATATCCTGATCAAGAGGATGAAAATATGGCTTTAGGTAGGACAATAGCGGAGATAAAAGAGCAGAATTTACAAGATTTTGCCTTTGCAAATCTAAAATTTGATAAACTTTCAAAAGAGCGCGGACACTATTTGGTAACCGAATACAAAAAGAGTTTAAAAAATCCGGAAGCAGGCAAGATGCAGCTTTTGTTTTATCTCTATCTTTTAAAAATCGGATTAAGGCTAAAAGAGGTAAAAGGCAGGCTGATAAGCGGCAAAAGCGCGTTCTTAGTAGATGCAAGTGAAGAAAATTTAAATATGATAAAAGAGATTTTAATCGATATAGAAAAACTTGTAAATATGCCAACAGCCCCAAAATTTGAGTATAAAAAGATATGCGATAATTGTGCATATAGAAATTATTGTATGTGA
- the cas2 gene encoding CRISPR-associated endonuclease Cas2, producing MYVILFYDIMGAESKEKNNANRIRKAVEKYLPRVQFSVFEGEIRQSDFKKLAAILQKECIKELDSIIIYTFNSLKYSDRIVIGQDKNQSLFS from the coding sequence TTGTATGTAATACTATTTTATGACATTATGGGCGCAGAGTCTAAAGAGAAAAACAATGCAAATCGCATAAGAAAAGCAGTGGAAAAATATCTGCCGCGCGTGCAGTTTTCTGTTTTTGAGGGCGAGATAAGGCAGAGTGATTTTAAGAAGTTAGCCGCAATCTTGCAAAAAGAGTGCATAAAAGAGCTTGATTCCATCATCATATACACATTTAACTCGCTTAAATATTCAGATAGAATAGTAATCGGGCAGGATAAAAATCAATCACTTTTTAGCTAG
- the cas1 gene encoding CRISPR-associated endonuclease Cas1 has product MQKNDRTHFILNPGRLRRQDNNIYFDKYDDEMSVVATKILPINAVDEIYILAKVDMDSYTMAFLADNNVLLHIFSPYQSFRGNFFPNTSNSVNKSGFVLLQQLRSFDDEIKRSYIAREITRAHILNDALNCKRHGVKFDTNPHISALEVAKTIPEIMAVEGSFQKLYYEKWNEIISDQKSFKFTVRSKRPPADKINSFISYVNTRIYNVCLSEIYKTELDPRIGFLHEPNYRSLSLHLDLAEIFKPILGDTLIFSMLNKKEITAKDFETNAGRIKFTNDAVQKIEMKMISKLTDQIEAGGQKLTWRQIIRREANRLKKCICENAPYEGFVYQ; this is encoded by the coding sequence ATGCAAAAAAATGATAGAACACACTTTATTTTAAATCCTGGGCGATTAAGACGGCAGGATAATAATATATATTTTGATAAATATGACGATGAAATGTCGGTTGTAGCGACTAAAATTTTGCCTATTAATGCTGTAGACGAAATTTATATACTGGCAAAAGTTGATATGGATAGCTATACTATGGCATTTTTAGCCGACAATAACGTGCTTTTGCACATATTTAGTCCCTATCAGAGCTTTCGTGGCAATTTTTTTCCAAATACTTCAAATTCAGTAAATAAAAGCGGATTTGTGCTTTTGCAGCAATTAAGATCTTTTGACGATGAAATTAAGAGAAGCTATATAGCTAGAGAGATAACAAGAGCCCATATTTTAAACGATGCACTTAATTGCAAAAGACATGGAGTAAAATTTGATACCAATCCTCATATATCAGCACTTGAAGTCGCTAAAACAATACCTGAAATAATGGCCGTTGAGGGTTCTTTTCAAAAGTTATATTATGAAAAATGGAATGAAATAATATCTGATCAAAAGAGCTTTAAATTTACAGTCCGCTCCAAGCGCCCTCCGGCCGATAAGATAAATAGTTTTATAAGTTATGTAAATACGCGTATTTACAATGTGTGCTTGAGTGAAATTTATAAGACCGAGCTTGATCCTAGGATTGGTTTTCTGCACGAGCCAAACTATCGCTCTTTAAGCTTGCATCTGGATTTGGCTGAGATTTTTAAACCTATTTTAGGTGATACTCTAATATTTTCGATGTTGAATAAAAAAGAGATTACTGCAAAAGATTTTGAGACTAATGCCGGAAGAATAAAATTTACAAATGATGCAGTGCAAAAAATAGAGATGAAAATGATATCTAAATTAACGGATCAGATAGAAGCAGGAGGACAAAAGCTTACATGGAGACAGATTATTCGCAGAGAAGCAAACCGGCTTAAAAAATGTATATGCGAAAATGCACCATACGAAGGTTTTGTATATCAATAA
- a CDS encoding hydroxymethylpyrimidine/phosphomethylpyrimidine kinase, whose protein sequence is MKKILIIAGSCSNGGAGIQADIKACSHFGCYSATAITALTAENSNKIKNIISLDANFVKDQLDMLSAEFDFDAVKIGMLFNKEIMDVVEKFLHHNKAPVVLDPVCVSKMGHRLIKDSAIEKLKELMRFATVSTPNLREAKVLFGGDFSNLPCDTVVKKHILDNKSIDILYGKDGSVSSFETLLADPLVIIGAGCTFSSSLACLLAQGNSIEDAIKKAKEYIYNAIISGVDTKLGSRKLLNHGAKA, encoded by the coding sequence ATGAAAAAAATTTTAATCATCGCGGGCTCTTGTAGCAATGGTGGAGCTGGAATTCAAGCTGATATCAAGGCTTGCTCACATTTTGGTTGCTATTCAGCTACCGCAATCACAGCACTAACTGCTGAAAATTCCAATAAGATAAAGAATATAATTTCGCTTGATGCAAATTTTGTAAAAGATCAGCTTGATATGCTTAGTGCCGAGTTTGATTTTGATGCTGTTAAGATCGGTATGCTTTTTAATAAAGAGATAATGGATGTAGTGGAGAAATTTCTACATCACAATAAGGCTCCTGTGGTTTTAGATCCTGTATGTGTATCAAAGATGGGGCATAGGCTAATTAAGGATAGCGCAATTGAGAAACTAAAGGAACTTATGCGATTTGCCACTGTGTCAACTCCGAATTTGCGTGAAGCTAAGGTGCTTTTTGGTGGTGATTTTTCAAATTTGCCTTGCGATACCGTAGTAAAAAAGCATATATTAGATAATAAAAGCATAGATATTCTGTATGGCAAAGACGGAAGTGTAAGTAGTTTTGAGACTCTTTTAGCCGATCCTTTGGTTATTATTGGGGCGGGATGTACTTTTTCTAGCTCATTGGCTTGTCTTTTAGCTCAAGGAAATAGTATAGAAGATGCTATTAAAAAGGCAAAAGAATATATTTATAATGCTATTATAAGTGGAGTTGATACAAAACTAGGCTCAAGAAAACTACTAAACCATGGAGCAAAAGCCTAA
- a CDS encoding class I SAM-dependent methyltransferase: MLDFITKKFSKPEGRFSGLFLNLMNKGHKKAEIWALSKIEIKDDMCVLDVGCGGGLNLKNIATKLKIGQVFGVDYSKDCVEYSKKFNQEAVSDGRMQILEASVENLPFENGKFDIITAFETIYFWPDLRQNLKEIYRVLKHGGSFYIFAELALDEKAKIWEKIVPNMRVCLADDLFDMLKEAGFNKT; encoded by the coding sequence ATGCTAGATTTTATAACTAAGAAATTTTCTAAGCCGGAAGGTAGGTTCTCCGGACTATTTTTAAATCTTATGAACAAAGGACACAAAAAAGCTGAAATTTGGGCACTGTCTAAGATTGAGATAAAAGACGATATGTGCGTGCTTGATGTCGGTTGTGGAGGAGGGCTCAATCTCAAAAATATCGCAACCAAACTAAAAATCGGACAGGTTTTTGGTGTGGATTACTCTAAGGACTGCGTAGAATATAGTAAGAAATTTAACCAAGAAGCCGTTAGTGATGGTAGGATGCAGATACTGGAGGCCTCGGTTGAAAATTTGCCTTTTGAAAACGGTAAATTCGATATTATAACTGCCTTTGAGACGATATATTTTTGGCCTGATTTAAGGCAAAATTTAAAAGAGATATACAGAGTTTTAAAACATGGTGGCTCGTTTTATATATTCGCAGAATTGGCGCTAGATGAAAAAGCCAAAATTTGGGAGAAAATAGTACCAAACATGCGCGTTTGTTTGGCTGATGATCTTTTTGATATGTTAAAAGAAGCTGGATTTAACAAGACTTAA
- a CDS encoding RDD family protein, with translation MAKQKAVIASIPSRIKAFITDVFFILIPILYITTYAVLDGKNEFQNNQLAIFITNFLFGVIICLFQSIKAQTPGYKSQDIYLVNLKNGQKLGFFHALLRYICFVLAGFSLVGICLCFFRKDKLNLHDLLTNSAAVSKKQSI, from the coding sequence TTGGCAAAGCAAAAAGCAGTCATCGCAAGCATTCCTTCACGCATAAAAGCCTTTATAACCGATGTTTTTTTCATACTTATACCGATTCTTTACATCACGACTTATGCCGTTTTAGACGGCAAAAACGAGTTTCAAAACAACCAGCTGGCGATCTTTATCACAAATTTTTTATTCGGCGTTATCATCTGCCTTTTTCAAAGCATCAAAGCGCAAACTCCGGGCTACAAAAGCCAAGATATCTACCTTGTAAATTTAAAAAACGGACAAAAACTAGGCTTCTTTCACGCTCTGCTTCGCTATATCTGCTTTGTTTTAGCAGGCTTTAGCTTAGTTGGAATTTGTCTATGCTTTTTCCGCAAAGACAAGCTAAATTTACACGATCTGCTTACAAACTCCGCTGCCGTTAGCAAAAAGCAATCTATTTAA
- the pyrE gene encoding orotate phosphoribosyltransferase, which produces MNLEQIYKEAGAYLKGHFLLTSGNHSQFYLQSAKVLENPMIAGKLAEELARVIAESGVKFDTVCSPAIGGILAGYELARAAKKRFIFTERVDRVMTLRRGFEVHEGEKFIICEDIITTGGSALEAANIIKDLGGEVVAFAALANRGFCPLTNLKSERKPSCKLPSDLPIFALGNFEFEIYEPQNCPLCKDGSIAIKPGSRGN; this is translated from the coding sequence ATGAATTTAGAGCAAATTTATAAAGAGGCGGGCGCTTATCTTAAGGGGCATTTTCTACTAACGAGCGGCAACCATTCACAGTTTTATCTGCAAAGCGCAAAAGTTCTTGAAAATCCGATGATAGCGGGCAAACTAGCTGAGGAACTAGCACGCGTGATAGCTGAGTCTGGGGTGAAATTTGACACTGTGTGCTCGCCTGCGATAGGCGGAATTTTAGCAGGATACGAGCTTGCTCGCGCAGCAAAAAAGAGATTTATATTTACAGAAAGAGTTGATCGCGTGATGACTCTGCGTCGCGGCTTTGAGGTGCATGAGGGCGAGAAATTTATCATCTGCGAAGACATCATCACTACTGGTGGCTCTGCACTTGAGGCGGCAAACATCATAAAAGATCTTGGCGGAGAAGTTGTTGCATTTGCAGCACTTGCCAACCGAGGCTTTTGTCCGCTAACAAATTTAAAGAGTGAGCGAAAGCCAAGCTGCAAGCTGCCAAGCGATCTGCCGATATTTGCGCTTGGAAATTTTGAATTTGAAATTTACGAACCGCAAAACTGCCCACTATGCAAGGACGGTAGCATAGCCATAAAACCCGGCAGCAGAGGCAACTAA
- the frr gene encoding ribosome recycling factor — translation MLNEIYNKQKESCDRCIDGLKRDFSTLRTGKVNISIVDNIFVDYYGSATPLNQVATVLTSDASTISITPWEKSMLKTITAAISAANIGVTPNNDGESVKLFFPPMTVEQRQENAKHAKAMGEKAKVSVRNIRKDANDEIKKLEKDKAITEDESKKAHDEVQKITDTYTTKIDTLVKEKETELLKI, via the coding sequence ATGCTGAATGAAATTTATAACAAACAAAAAGAGTCTTGCGATAGATGTATAGACGGCCTTAAGCGCGATTTCTCAACCCTTCGCACAGGCAAAGTAAACATAAGCATAGTTGATAATATCTTTGTTGATTATTACGGAAGCGCGACTCCTCTAAACCAAGTTGCAACCGTGCTAACAAGCGATGCAAGCACGATTAGCATAACTCCGTGGGAGAAATCTATGCTAAAAACTATCACGGCAGCGATCTCTGCGGCAAACATCGGCGTAACTCCAAACAACGACGGCGAGAGTGTGAAGCTATTTTTCCCTCCGATGACGGTTGAGCAACGCCAAGAAAACGCAAAACACGCAAAAGCTATGGGCGAAAAAGCAAAAGTAAGTGTTAGAAACATAAGAAAAGACGCGAACGACGAGATTAAAAAACTTGAAAAAGACAAAGCGATAACCGAAGACGAGAGTAAAAAAGCTCACGACGAAGTTCAAAAAATCACTGACACATACACAACTAAAATCGATACTTTAGTCAAAGAAAAAGAGACCGAACTTCTTAAGATATAA
- a CDS encoding polysaccharide deacetylase family protein, which produces MLKNICLKFCLAFLLAAGSLWADAHIFNYHRFNDPRHPSTNISNENLREQFDFFKNNGYEVVPLSKLVDALKNGEEIPDKWVVLTVDDGYKSFYENGLPIFIEYGYPFALMVYVEASAKKYGDFMTFEQIKEAAKYGEIGYHSYGHLHMVGLSNDRLRYDFEDGIRIFEKHMGYKPKYFAYPYGEYNDKVRNMSVEYGLEVLLAQNSSAVGKGSDLLELDRTPLMDGTDLKAALAIKFLKAEWVMPKDYPKNNKIDEVIIKTEENASFGHFSATGRGTKKVKLQDGTMSIKFKEPIDRYKVRMSLKVNGKTTTKILVKDINAE; this is translated from the coding sequence GTGCTTAAAAATATCTGCTTAAAATTTTGCCTAGCGTTTTTGCTTGCAGCAGGCTCTCTTTGGGCCGATGCGCATATATTTAACTATCACAGATTTAACGATCCAAGGCATCCAAGCACAAATATCTCTAATGAAAATTTAAGAGAGCAGTTTGACTTTTTCAAAAACAACGGATACGAGGTCGTGCCGCTTTCAAAACTGGTTGATGCGCTTAAAAACGGCGAAGAAATTCCTGATAAATGGGTAGTTTTAACGGTAGATGACGGATACAAGAGCTTTTATGAAAACGGGCTTCCGATATTTATCGAGTACGGATATCCTTTTGCCTTGATGGTTTATGTTGAAGCAAGTGCTAAAAAATACGGCGACTTCATGACTTTTGAGCAGATCAAAGAGGCTGCAAAATACGGCGAAATCGGCTATCACTCATACGGACACCTTCACATGGTGGGACTTAGCAATGATAGATTAAGATATGATTTTGAAGACGGTATTAGAATTTTTGAAAAGCACATGGGCTATAAGCCAAAGTATTTTGCCTATCCATACGGAGAATACAATGATAAAGTAAGAAATATGTCCGTAGAATACGGGCTTGAAGTCTTACTAGCTCAAAACTCAAGTGCAGTTGGCAAAGGTAGCGACCTACTTGAACTTGATAGAACCCCGCTTATGGATGGAACCGATCTAAAGGCTGCTCTTGCTATCAAGTTTTTAAAAGCCGAATGGGTCATGCCAAAAGACTATCCGAAAAATAATAAAATAGACGAAGTCATCATCAAAACCGAAGAAAACGCCTCTTTCGGACATTTTTCAGCTACGGGCAGAGGAACTAAAAAGGTAAAACTTCAAGATGGCACTATGAGTATCAAATTTAAAGAGCCGATCGACAGATACAAAGTAAGAATGAGCCTAAAAGTAAACGGCAAAACGACAACAAAAATTCTAGTAAAGGACATAAATGCTGAATGA
- the secG gene encoding preprotein translocase subunit SecG has translation MSSFFLVFQFILAAILTVAVLLQKSSSIGLGAYSGSNESLFGAKGPAGFLAKFTFVVGVIFILNTLALGYTYNTQTKKSLIDSVDTKNITVPAPSATPAAPVAPSVPAAPAAPTK, from the coding sequence GTGAGTTCATTCTTTTTGGTTTTTCAATTCATTTTAGCAGCGATTCTAACGGTTGCCGTTTTGCTTCAAAAGAGCTCTTCGATAGGACTTGGCGCATATAGCGGAAGTAACGAAAGCCTCTTTGGTGCAAAGGGCCCTGCGGGATTTTTGGCTAAATTTACCTTTGTAGTCGGCGTTATTTTCATCTTAAACACGCTTGCCTTAGGTTACACTTACAACACTCAAACAAAAAAATCGCTAATTGATAGCGTAGATACGAAAAACATCACAGTTCCGGCTCCTAGCGCAACTCCGGCCGCGCCTGTCGCACCAAGTGTTCCTGCCGCTCCGGCTGCACCTACAAAATAA
- a CDS encoding thiamine-phosphate pyrophosphorylase, with product MSSDLNERIYRVIDANLNRLKEGLRVVEDIRRYVFDDFVLSSKIKTLRHKAKIDSSEFIKFRDAKNDVLKPSVKSEFDRANLADLQIANLKRAQESARVLEECFKLIDTTNSEIFKSIRYDLYEIEKEI from the coding sequence ATGAGCAGCGATTTAAATGAGCGTATTTACAGAGTAATTGACGCAAATTTAAATAGACTCAAAGAGGGCTTAAGAGTCGTTGAGGACATCAGAAGATATGTCTTTGACGACTTTGTCCTCTCTTCTAAAATCAAAACACTCAGGCACAAAGCCAAAATCGACTCAAGCGAATTTATCAAATTTAGAGACGCTAAAAATGATGTGCTAAAACCAAGCGTAAAAAGCGAATTTGATAGAGCAAATTTAGCGGATCTACAAATAGCAAATTTAAAGAGAGCGCAAGAGAGCGCAAGAGTTTTGGAAGAGTGTTTTAAGCTTATCGACACTACAAATTCGGAAATTTTTAAATCCATCAGATACGACCTTTACGAAATCGAAAAAGAAATTTAG